Proteins co-encoded in one Kribbella solani genomic window:
- a CDS encoding oxidoreductase, whose translation MDTPTLAVFKLASCDGCQLTVLDCEDELLALAGRVRIAHFLEASSAVRPGPYDVTLVEGSITTPADAERIRQIRAESKVLVAIGACATAGGIQALRNFGDVAEFASVVYARPDYIDTLATSTAIADHVPVDFELRGCPIDRRQLLEVLTAFLAGRKPDLPDTSVCTECKRRGLTCVLVADGTPCLGPVTHAGCGALCPAYRRGCFGCFGPMASPNVAALVPRLRAAGMSEDEVGRVFRTFNAASGGWSS comes from the coding sequence ATGGATACTCCGACGCTTGCGGTGTTCAAGCTCGCCTCGTGTGACGGTTGCCAGCTCACCGTGCTGGACTGCGAGGACGAGCTCCTCGCGCTGGCCGGACGGGTCCGGATCGCCCACTTCCTGGAGGCGTCCAGCGCGGTCCGGCCCGGTCCGTACGACGTGACGCTGGTCGAGGGCTCGATCACCACGCCGGCCGACGCCGAGCGAATCCGGCAGATCCGTGCCGAGTCGAAGGTGCTGGTGGCGATCGGTGCCTGTGCCACCGCCGGCGGGATCCAGGCGTTGCGGAACTTCGGCGACGTGGCCGAGTTCGCCTCGGTGGTGTACGCGCGGCCGGACTACATCGACACACTGGCCACCTCGACGGCGATCGCGGACCATGTCCCGGTCGACTTCGAGTTGCGCGGGTGCCCGATCGACCGGCGTCAGTTGCTCGAAGTGCTGACCGCCTTCCTGGCCGGCCGGAAGCCGGATCTGCCGGACACCTCGGTCTGCACCGAGTGCAAGCGTCGTGGCCTGACCTGTGTGCTGGTCGCGGACGGTACGCCGTGCCTCGGGCCGGTCACGCACGCCGGGTGCGGCGCGCTGTGCCCGGCGTACCGGCGCGGTTGTTTCGGCTGTTTCGGGCCGATGGCTTCGCCGAACGTGGCCGCGCTGGTACCGCGGTTGCGGGCCGCGGGGATGTCCGAAGACGAGGTGGGTCGGGTCTTCCGTACCTTCAACGCCGCGTCCGGAGGCTGGTCGTCGTGA